The Gallus gallus isolate bGalGal1 chromosome 5, bGalGal1.mat.broiler.GRCg7b, whole genome shotgun sequence region AGAGCCCTGTAACTGGAAAGTGATGCGTTTAGGATTAGGTCATTCCTCAGAGAAGACTGCCCCATAGCTCTTATTCTTTCACAAGAAACAGAAGCTTATGGAcaaagaggaagggaggaatgATAACAgggcttttcttgtttgttttaagtcaATTTGGTGGTAGGGTTGGCAGCAGTTCCAAGGCTGctagaaagaaatgcagtaacTTCCCctaaaaacaacacacaaagcTATAACCAACAATCCTGAGCTGTGTCCAGATGTTCATTCTGTCAGCTGGGATTAAACAGTTATGAAGTTAACAAGTAACTGCTTGACTTGGTTACCTAATTTCGAAATAGTGTAACTCATGCTGGTGTTGTAACAGCACTACCACTTCAGCTTCAACACAGCAGTGAATTCTACCACTCAGTAAGTTGCAGCTGCTACTACCTTGGCTGCAAAGAAGGGGCAAGGAAGGACTGGAGCCCACTGCTTTGTGGTTCCTGTACCATACATAGCTTCTGCAAACTGCTGTTTTTTACAAGTCACAGTAAGACAGGATGAAAGACAGCTGTTTTCTTATCATAGGAGGAGTGTAGACCGACACTTCAGAGTTTAATATAAACCACAATATTATGTCCTAGTAGAAACCAAACTGTTATGTCAGCCAACTCACTCAATTCCCCCGCAGTGAGGAAGTAAACACATTACAAGGAAAGGATGTGTTAATTTGCATGTATTAACAAAGTGCCACAAAAACAATGAAGTTTTGTCCCTttgcaaattgttttttttaaaaaagcatgaTACAGAAATCTATGCATACACAGCATAAGACTTTTACAGGTAAGACATTTGTACATCCGTTTAATTTCAGGTGATCCACTCATTCAGCCTTGAGCAGTCAGGAGAACTCTGCCTCTTTTACTTCCCATTCTCAGTGCCGAACATTCGCTCCTAGAAAGAGAGAAGTGAACAAAGCATTGGCAGTTTAGGAACTGAATTTTGCTTCAGTAATGCAAGTGATATCACTGCTGAGTAGCTGTCAGTCTATGAGCGCCTTGAACTAATGATTAGtgtatatgtttttttttcccccaaaaagcCATAAAATTCAGTTAATCCCCTCTAGAAGACTTGCCCTATACCAGTAGAAAACTTTTACAGGGCTTGGCTGTGCTCAGCCTCTGTTCTTGGAGCCTCCTACAAGGAATACAAGTGTGCCTTATTTCCAGTTTTTTGGTTATTATTGGTGCGTCTCAAATCACTGCTGACAGTTAACAAGTCTAGAACTAGACTTTTCACTTTGAGGCTTTTCATTTAAGATAGGAGTGCTATCTTGATTAGCTGTGAGTCTAAACACTGCCTTGGGCCTCAAAAACCAAATGTCTGTCTATACATGGCATGAATTCCTTCATGAAATGCACTGGAGTTGATCAAGTTCATTCCATTCAGGTGGCCAGTTTGCAGGCTGCCTGTCCTATATAACAAGCACCACCTGTACAAAACCTGACCCAACTTGTTGACAGATTCCTAATCCTTTGCTGTACTGTAAGCAATTGAGGGTTAGCTGCAGTTTTTAAAGGAGTGTGCAAGGTGGAAAGAGGCAGCACGATACAGCATCTACCTTTAACATCCTCTCCAATTTTATTGCATCTGCAGCAAACTTTCTGATCCCATCAGACAGCTTCTCCACAGCCATTTGGTCTTCGTTGTGGTGCCAGCGGAATGCCTTCTCATCCAGGTGGATCTTCTCGAGGTCACAGGCCTGAGCTGCACCAGGGCAATTGAAAAAATAAACGAAACTCTTCAGATTGTCATCAGGTACCCTGGGCTTCTTAAAAACTGTCTCAAGCTTCTGGCCATCTCCAAATGAAAAGCTGAGAAGTTTCTAACACCATTTTCAGCATGACTTGCTCTGTGAGCACACTATAGGATGCAAGAATCAAAATGCTCCTCATCTGCGTTCATAAGAAGGTTATCTAGATCATCAGTTTCCTTCAAAATACAGTGTTCACAGGTGTGCTGTTATCTTGTATCTGTTTCTAATTGGTCTGGTGCTTTCAGGAATACTACCAAGAATACTGCAGTGAGATATTCTAAGCAAAGAGGCTGAACAATTAGGCCTTTGATCCTGTGGCAAGTACCTAACAAAAGCTCAATTGATATACGCCTACAAGCCAGCTACCACCCTCTGAGCACCAACTACAGCTGTACACAAATCCCAACATCTGAACTGAGAAGCAGCATTTTAATAAGGCTACAGAAGCACAAGAATAATGCCATGAGAACATACACTCAAAACTACTGAGGCAGAGTATCACTAGATCAAATAAGTCTTGCGTGTGACTTCATCTCTAATGTTTCTGGAGGGAAAACATCTTTTGGCATGCCCAGAGCTAACAGCAGTATTAGCATAATGATTAAACTCTGCTTGGATTTCTGCTAACCATCAGTAAGATTTCACACCAAGTACATGAAGCATGAAGTTCCTCCTCCCTACCCGTCTTCAGGGAAAGAGACTGAGTATTTAAGCATGCCCAAAGCCCAGTTCCAATTAATGTACTCAGTGGGAACTGAGACCCTAAGGAACTAACCATGTATAAGCAGTTGTAGTGGTACAGCTGTAACATGACCATTTCCTTCAGAGAAGGGTCAAGTTTTAGCCTTAAAGCAGAATGGAAGCACCATGGAACTGGATGGAACCACATACTCTTCACGTTCAAGAAGAAAGGGAGTCTGAGCAAATCTGTATTACAGAGAACTGGACTTACCCTCCTTAACGCTGAGCGTGGGAGTTAGCTTGACGTGCTctttgctgagctctgccaaGAGCTTGGGTGAAATAGTGAGATAGTCACAGCCTGTAAGAGCTTTGATTTCTCCTGTATTTCGAAATGAAGCACCCATCACAATGGTTTTGTAGCCAAACTTTTTGTAGTAATTATAGATCTTAGTGACGCTCTTCACTCCTAGAGAAGAGAAATCGGGGACTTTCAGAATGCTTCAACTGAATTATAAGTGGTTATTTAGaacattctaaaaaaaaaaaaaaccatttgcTTCACAAGGggatttttaaagttaattaaaatttgAACATATAGCTATTGCattcaaaaacaagaaaagctaaCCTGGATCTTCTGAAGGCTCGTAGGTTTTCTTATCTCCGTTAGCAACATGCCAATCCAGGATGCGTCCTACAAATGGGGAGATCAGAGTAaccccagcttcagcacaggcGACTGCCTGAGCAAAGGAGAACAGCAAGGTCATGTTGCAATGAATCCCGTACTCTGCTTCCAGAACCCTGCAGACATAGGCTGGCTTAAAATGGCAGTTTGCTCACCTACTGTACGCTCTAGCAGTAAGTTAATAGGTTAAGCTACTCGTTTCTTGACTTACATTAGAGATGTGGTACAGTTTACAAGCTTTACAGTTCAAAGGTAGCAGAACAAAGTTTTGCAGTGCCAGGCTCCCAACGATCTACTTAGTGTTTTTCATTGAACCAAGTACAGATGGCTTAATGGGACACTCCAGGAAACTTCTTATGAATGGCCTGGCCCCCGTATGAACAAACTTTTCCTAATGAACAGAAAGCTCCAGGATGCCACCGTGCTTACTGCAGACCTAGCAACAGACTTCCTGGTGCTGTGCTTTCAAAACAGTTCTTTATTTTAAGTGTAGAACGTGTTTGTCAAGTGCCTGTGAATAGCCAGAAGCACGCCATGAATCAGCACAGCAGGTACAGAAGTACTTACTTGCCAGCCTGGATTCCTTCCCATGTTGAAGAAAGCTTTATGAGAATCCGATCTTTACCAATTCCTACTTCCTTATAAAGGTCAATCAGACGCCTGGCCCTCTGAATCATTCCTTCTTTATCAAAAGACAACCTTTGGAACAAGAACAGGGCTTCTTCAAAGTCGTGCGGGAACAGTACGAGTACGACAGAGATCAGATCTGTGGTATTTGTTCTCATCAAGTTTTGTCACCAAAGTTAAAACAAGCACACGAACTGCAGTTCATTCCCTTAAATATTAACAATACAAACCCCTGCTAGCCTTGTAACGCTCAGCTGTCCAGACAAGAACGGATTTCAACTCTATCGTGTCTCTCTTTGTATGTACCAAGACCTAGGGTAAGCCAGAGGAAAAGGAGCCAACCTTGCATCTACTTCTGTGGACACACGGCCAGGTATCctcttcagtatttcagctcCAAACAATACAAAGAGTTTGTCACAGGCATTTTGGATTTGCTCATCTTCTGACCTAAAAACCatgggagggggggaaaaaagtgcatTCAAGCCTTGCCATTGATTTAAAGATCAAATTTCACAGCCCATTTAGCATTAAATTCCTGTGCTCAAATAcgcctggagcagagcagaagcgGTGATGTTCTGCCTTTGGAGATGGGTATACAGGCAGACGAGTGGAAAACCCACTGCGTTGCTAAGAGTACAAGACACAGTTTGCATGAGTAAAGTGTCTGAAATACACACCTACTGAGGAGCAGATAAGGAACCAACCAACAACTCAACTCTTGACTTACCCCCCCAGTTTCTTCCCATATGCAACCGCATCATCCACAAGTTTCTGGTATGCAGGCATCTGAGCGGCGGCCAGGATCAGAGATGGGTTCGTGGTGGCATCCAGGGGTTTGTACTCATCGATTGCTAGGGAAATCAAGACGGCTTGTTGGAAACGATCAGCTGGCCTGAATGATTCCGAGCATTTTGCTCAGGTGTGTAAAAGCAGAAACCCTCTTCCATGATCAGGTTTGCCAGCATAGCTGGATTCCAGGAACGGCAGGGGGAAGGAAAGACAAGAGGATCCCTCTTCCCCTCTGTGGCCAggcatttggatttgtttgcccccagaacaaaagcaaaacccatCTCTTAGAAAAGCTGTTAGAGCCTCATTGCACTCGAGGACTCGGAGTCGCTGAAGACAACTTCTTGGTACCGGCTTCCTTCCTCCCAAACACCCAATGGGCCATCTGAGCGCTGCGCTCACCTTCAGCCCGCACCGCACCTATTCCAGGTGACACAGCTGTGTACAAAGCAGGCTGTGGCCGCGCACTGTCAGGCCCCGATCAGAGCCGAGCTGCCTGGCACGCAGGGCTGACTCAGCACCGGGGGGCCTCTGCAAGCCCTGCAGCGGCTCCTGCCTGCCGGCTCTCTCGTTAGCACAGCCGAACGTCCAAAACAACGAACTAGTTATTGCCAGCTCTTCTTCCCCAGCGTTCCTCCGGGGCTGGGAACGCGGGCTATCAGCGTTTGACTCGGCTTTCGTAGCGGTAGAAGGAAGCAGCGTGTTTTTCCATAGCTTCCCCCCTGCGCAACGACTGCGATCCCACAGCCGCTCCATCCCATGCAGACAGGAAGCACTTTAACTCACGATTCAGCAACTCGCGATAAAGCAGCGCGCTGATAAAAGCGCACTGCGAAACAGATACGCAGCTTTAGAGAGCTATTCCAGCGCACGGCACGGAGATACCAGCAGGGATACGGCCACGGACGCGGTTACAAAACAACCCCAGCAACTGCGTTAGCCACAAAGgcaccctcccctccccaccccctcaccGTTGAAATCCCCGGTGTCGGCCACCACCGTGGTGTGGTGCTTCAGCTGCTCCAGCGCCGACTCCATCTTCTGCCTCTTCACGGGGGACACCGACATAACTCCGCAGGACGCGGGGGGGGCTGCGGCCGCCTTAAAGGAACGCTGCGTGCCCGGAGGGGATCCTGCCCGCCCGCCTGCCTGCCTGCGCGCGCACCCGCCGCTCGCTCCCGACACCCTCGGCCGGGGGGAGGGCGCGCCGCCCGCTCCGTCCAATCCCGTCTCCGGTGGGTGTTGCTGCGAGCCAATCGGCGGCGCGGGGACAAGTCAGGCAGGGGGCGCCGCGGGGAGGCGAGCGGAGGAAGGAAGCTCGTCATTGGGTGGTTTGGCGACTCGGGAAGGGCGGGGATTGGTCACCTTGGCGACGTGGGATGCAGCCTGGTGCCATCCCGGTGGCGATGTCGTTGATGGAGGTGTTGACGATCCCAGCAGGGACCCCCGGGTGCTGTCACTGGCCTCCATCCGGACACTGAGCTGCGTGTCCCAGACCCACAGCCACAAGCCGTTAGGAAAAGACAGCTCTTAGCAACGCTTCAAGTCCCGTTGCTTGCCTTGCTACCCAAAAGCAAGAGACAGAGATGAAGTTCTATGTATAACTTAACTATTTTAATAAATCTTATACAATGCATGGttatattattttctccttcGTTCAATTACATCAATGTACAGTGCATTATAGCATTATCTGCAGGCAGTACAAATAGAGCAGATGCACAGCTCAGTCACGTGGAGTTTTAAAAGTGACCCCCAACGAGGCTTACAGACACTTTTGTTGTAAGAAAAGCTTCCATTCCAACCCCAAGTCGCTGTAATTCTGCTGACTCTGTGCAGCctcacacacaaacacaaggaTGGCGCTGTGTTTCCAAGCTCACCGCTCGTTTTCATTCTAATTGTAGGGTTGATTCAGCCTCCTGTGCTTGCACCACCAATGGCTCACCAGCGTTCACTCCCGCTCCTCATCTCCACCCAAATCCAGAGCCCGAGCTTCTCAGCACTGAAGAAGTGTCCTCTTCACCTCTCCCTGGCAAGGTGAGCACCCTTTTGCAAATCCCAGCCTTTTCATAAGCCTTGAAGCTCCCTGCCTGCaccccagctctgctgatgcTAACAGCGTCCAATTCAAagacaagcaaaacaaactggGAACAAATCGGTGTTCTCAGACTGAGACATCTGTCCCCCAGCCACCTGCACggcttttctttccattgaaTGAGCAATCACAGGCCCAAATCATGCCGAGACAGTCACCTTCCAGGGGGTGGTTGTGCTCTGTGAAGGAAGTGGGACCATTCACAGCACCTAAAGGAGAGCACGTGGACACGGCTCTGTGCCATCTGGGCCTGAACCCATCCAACCAGTTAGTGTGAGTGAGAAAGGCAAAGCATTCCCCCTCTTATATTTGTTTGAGTGCATTCTTTGCAAGATTGTCTGTCAGTAAAATACAGATATAAATACAGTGAGTCcaccttgctgtgggcaggaaaTCTACCATACGCTCGCTTGAGCTTGAGCAAATTACTGATGCACAATCATTTGATTATACCTCTaggaaaagggatttttttccctcgTCCCTATTTGTGGATTGTAAGAGTGAGGGAACATTTCACTAGAAAGATGCACAAATATGCACATAACGttaatgagagaaagaagaactgaagaacagcagcatCTACTAAATCAgaattctttttgctttttctttttccgtGTGGCTACTGATTTGGTATGAAAACAGCCATTCCTTATTGAGGAAACATCTCAGATTACTCTTTGCAATGAAAACGTGAAGGTGAGGGTGAGTGGTGCCCACCCTGGGAATGGCTTTGGGTGTGAGCAAACAGCAGGGGCTTATCTTCTCCTTGTTTGAGGCCTGGCtttggcagcactgcagctttctggCCCAGGATCAGCGCCAAGGTGAAGGGCTGAGAGCCCCAGCCTCTGGGTAGGCAGGGATGATCAGGCTGAGCTCACCTATTTGCAGATTCAAATCGCTTCAAAGCCCATTTCCACTGTTGGAAGGCAGCACTCACGGGCACGGGTATTTAAGGAAGCATCCCAGTCTTAGGGAAGGCGTGTTGCAATTCTAACCTGGTCCAACGAGAGGGCACGTGAGGACAGAAAGGGCAGTGATCTGACACCGAGCCtttgctgtgggctgcaggggatATCTGCCACCAAGAAGGACAGGAAGGGTGGGGGAAAGGAGCTATTTCTGTGGTCCAGACTCCTCTAAGCATTCAGGCTGGCTTGTTCTGTGCTGGGTGCCATGCCCTCTGCTCCCAAGGGGACTGGGAGCACAGACAGCCCTGCTTTAAAAGCTCTGtattgtattgttttgttttgttttcttgaaccCAGCCATTGTCATACATTCATACCTCGTCTGTTCTGATCACATGCACATACAATTTCAgtataaaatatatagatatagatatatatatatatatatatataaaaaacttCATGCAATATTAAAACACCTTTCCCAACGGGATATGGTCTTAGTGTCTATCCTTATCAACAGTGTTTGAGGAATTGTCCCTTTGATGGCAATTACACTGCTAAATGTGGAGCACTGCTGTCTCTTGTCTAGACTGGGGGTCATTGCTTTAATTCCCTTTTTCTGCACTACTACGACTAagagctgaaagaaagcagatagATTTTAATTAGCAGAATCAATCCTCTCCTGGCGACGCTTCATGATTTCTTGGAGCTCTGTCTCCCCTCTGTTTTTCtagaatggaaacaaaaaaaataataataaaaaaaaggaagtttgaATGTTATCCTCAAGCTGTGGTTTAGTATTATAATATCTAACtaattccagaagagcaagtATCAGAGGGAACAGCAAAAAGGCAGACTCTTCAGTGGAGCCATAGTGATCTGGCCTTACAGATTTGGGACCCTTCTGCTTAAAAGGATTCTCATCATTTTTAgtgctgtttttgttggttGCTTGCTTTggattttgcctttttttaaatgGCACTCTTAAAATGCTTGTTTAACGGGACATCCAACACTGCTGATACAGGCATCCTTTTGGGTAGGAGCTGCCCAGACGGCTGCTTACCTCCAGCTGGTTTTTCTCCACCGTGATTTTACTGTACACTCGGTTCCCCTCATCACCACACACTTTCTTCAGCTCCTCTCtgttcagggagaaaagctGAGCTCCAGTAAGGATGCCAAGGTGTTCCACCGTCCTGGGAAGACACAAAGCCAGTAGATAAAACCAGCGCCATATGTGGCCTCCACCAGTGAAGGATTTGGCTGTGAGTTGTGAGGATCAGCAGGACCATGGCTTTATTTGCAGCTGCCGTTAGATCTACTCGCTGTACTGTAAGATGGTATTTACTTGACAGCGTAGAAAGAAGAGAGCCAATGTGGGCTCAAAATGCACTTCCTTAAATGAAGAACCAACCTTTCAactggcagcagtgctgatcTTACCCTTTGCTGAATGACTTTGCCTCCAGCCACGCTTTGACTTCTTCAGCACTGGATTCGAAGGTGAGGGGCACAAAAACTTCCTGAGGCTTCTCCACTCTGAAATTCCTCTGAGGAGGTTGAATTTTACTGTTTGTAATCTTTTTTAGCAACTCATCGTTCACCTCATCCATCTGATGCAGAAGTTCTGTGAGGAAACAAAGCACACTTTTTAGAGCACCTTCAAACTGTGATCAAGAACAGATGTGTAGAGGGAGATGATCAAGGTTTTGGATGGTGGCAAGCTGATGGAGCAGggtttccttgcctttcctccCAAGCCTGTCAGTTTCTTTTGGCTTTTGAAACACCactttttctttggaagaaagcTAGATCTCTCCAGTTCTCCTCCAGAATGACGGAGAGGAAGTATCACCAAAGCAACAGCCAAATGCCCATCATCTGCACGGCGGTCACCAAACCTACAGAGCTGCTTCAGCTAGGTGCCAGTAAGCACATACTCTGACCTAGtgtacagaaaaatatattgcgACTCATCTCTTGTTCCTTCTGTTGCTACCCTCTCCTGTTCATCATGCTTCATTCAAGCCTAGCAGAATTTTGCTCAGCAGTGTAAAACACCTGGTCTGGCAGTGACTTTGCTGCCATCAGTGCTGTCAGGTGGTGACAAGGGACTCTCCATTGTCTTGCGgtgctgttgtgtttttgcTTTAGATGATCATCTTCCTGTCTTGGGTTACTTAGTTCCCTTCCAGCTACTGAGATAAGGAAATTGCCCTGCCAACTCAGTggcagagaggggaaaagaaaacccagagCACATGAGATAGCAGAAGTCAGAGAGGCCTAACTGTGTTTTTGAAAGCAGGTTCCCATTTTTCTGTGTCCCTGTGTTGCTGTCTATTTTCTTCCCATCGCCTCTTTGCCATTAGCTGATGTGATCGCCTACGATTAGAGCCTTCTTTTTAAGCTGTAGTCCTGCTCCCTGCACTCTCCAGTCCTCACTGTGACTTCTGATAATCTGCAGATCCCAATCTTCAGACCTTCAGCTTTTGCTTCGCAACTAAATAGAAGTGGGAGGAAGCCTGAACTGGGAGGGACTAGTAGAGCTTCAGTGACACATCACCCAGTATCACTCTTTCCACGAAACCCCTCAAGACTGAGGAGAATAACTCAGTGTTATTAATAGATATGTGACTACAATGTTTGTATTGTGGGGCTTTCCACTGTCCCAGAAGAGCT contains the following coding sequences:
- the TALDO1 gene encoding transaldolase: MSVSPVKRQKMESALEQLKHHTTVVADTGDFNAIDEYKPLDATTNPSLILAAAQMPAYQKLVDDAVAYGKKLGGSEDEQIQNACDKLFVLFGAEILKRIPGRVSTEVDARLSFDKEGMIQRARRLIDLYKEVGIGKDRILIKLSSTWEGIQAGKVLEAEYGIHCNMTLLFSFAQAVACAEAGVTLISPFVGRILDWHVANGDKKTYEPSEDPGVKSVTKIYNYYKKFGYKTIVMGASFRNTGEIKALTGCDYLTISPKLLAELSKEHVKLTPTLSVKEAQACDLEKIHLDEKAFRWHHNEDQMAVEKLSDGIRKFAADAIKLERMLKERMFGTENGK